The following are from one region of the Treponema denticola genome:
- a CDS encoding DEAD/DEAH box helicase, with the protein MLITFKELGLDDIVLQAVEAKGFEEPTPIQVLAIPRLLSGEANVIAKARTGTGKTAAFGLPLVQELRSNTGRVRALILVPTRELAVQVAGELESFRIEEYPRIATVYGGAAIGPQLRSLKTGVEIVVGTPGRIMDHLERGSLKIEDIEYFILDEADEMLNMGFIEDIENIFSKANPEARVLMFSATMPKQILSIASDFMGDYEIVEEEPQEERASLTEQFFWVVREGDKTEALVRLIDTSPNFYGLVFCQTKIDADDVAKELDERHYEAAALHGDIPQSQREKILERFRSKKTRILVATDVAARGIDIEGISHVVNYAIPYDGPTYTHRIGRTGRAGAAGVAVSFVRPNEVKRIEYLRKHARGELKEGKIPSIEQVIEIKRTRILKETAAQIEKRISEEKPEQGFAAFANKLVEYGDAQTVLSFILQMQYGSFLSPAHYKTIKPVRSEGRARKSDEDSLRLYIGVGRKDGITKRKLAEMLSRLLSIPERLVDDIEVMDKFSLATMPKNAANDALRLCKKKRGLPHMHIDAKNEAPANYGSIGKGKRGQKRKNGTQRKKEGLSSASKYKRK; encoded by the coding sequence ATGTTAATTACTTTTAAAGAATTGGGACTTGACGATATAGTCCTGCAAGCAGTTGAAGCCAAGGGTTTTGAAGAACCTACTCCTATTCAGGTTTTGGCTATTCCCCGTCTTCTTTCGGGAGAAGCAAATGTTATCGCTAAGGCTCGGACAGGAACGGGAAAGACGGCAGCCTTCGGCCTTCCCCTTGTGCAGGAGCTGCGTTCAAACACCGGAAGGGTGAGAGCCCTTATTTTGGTTCCTACCAGAGAGCTGGCCGTTCAAGTTGCCGGCGAACTTGAATCTTTTAGAATCGAAGAATATCCCCGTATCGCAACCGTTTACGGAGGAGCGGCGATAGGCCCTCAACTTAGAAGCCTAAAAACCGGCGTCGAAATTGTTGTAGGAACTCCCGGCCGCATAATGGATCATCTTGAGCGGGGCTCCCTAAAAATCGAAGATATAGAATATTTTATTTTGGATGAAGCTGATGAGATGCTTAACATGGGCTTTATCGAAGACATAGAAAATATCTTTTCAAAGGCAAATCCTGAAGCCCGTGTTTTAATGTTTTCGGCGACGATGCCCAAGCAGATACTGAGCATAGCTTCCGACTTTATGGGCGACTATGAAATTGTCGAAGAAGAACCTCAAGAAGAAAGAGCGTCTTTAACGGAACAGTTTTTTTGGGTCGTAAGGGAAGGGGATAAAACCGAAGCTCTTGTCCGTCTTATAGATACAAGCCCTAACTTTTACGGCCTCGTATTTTGCCAAACAAAAATCGATGCCGATGATGTTGCAAAGGAACTTGACGAAAGGCACTACGAAGCTGCCGCCCTCCACGGGGATATTCCTCAAAGTCAAAGGGAAAAAATATTGGAACGCTTTAGATCTAAAAAGACTCGCATTCTTGTTGCAACCGATGTTGCCGCAAGGGGTATAGACATCGAAGGCATTTCCCATGTTGTAAACTATGCAATTCCTTATGACGGGCCGACCTATACCCACCGTATAGGAAGAACGGGACGGGCCGGAGCGGCAGGGGTTGCCGTAAGTTTTGTACGCCCTAATGAGGTAAAAAGAATCGAGTACCTGCGCAAACATGCCCGCGGAGAATTAAAAGAAGGCAAAATTCCTTCAATCGAACAAGTCATCGAGATCAAGCGTACCCGTATCTTAAAAGAAACGGCTGCCCAAATCGAAAAACGCATTAGCGAAGAAAAACCCGAACAGGGCTTTGCAGCCTTTGCAAATAAACTTGTAGAATACGGAGATGCTCAAACTGTTCTCTCCTTTATTCTTCAAATGCAGTACGGCTCGTTTTTATCGCCTGCTCATTATAAAACAATCAAGCCTGTGCGTTCCGAAGGGAGGGCGCGAAAATCGGATGAGGATTCTTTGCGTCTTTATATAGGTGTGGGCCGAAAAGACGGCATCACAAAGCGAAAACTTGCCGAAATGCTAAGCCGGCTTCTTTCAATCCCCGAACGGCTTGTAGATGACATAGAGGTTATGGATAAGTTTTCTCTTGCTACAATGCCTAAAAATGCCGCAAATGATGCTCTGCGCCTCTGTAAAAAGAAAAGGGGCTTACCTCATATGCATATTGACGCAAAAAATGAAGCTCCGGCTAATTACGGCTCTATCGGTAAGGGAAAAAGAGGACAAAAACGGAAAAACGGAACTCAAAGGAAAAAAGAAGGCTTAAGCTCTGCCTCAAAGTATAAGCGTAAATAG
- the pyrF gene encoding orotidine-5'-phosphate decarboxylase: MNYIDLLKTSAKKTNNCACMGLDPIFEAIPNKTGMVKDNLVSFFKELLDKMKEKNLVPAAFKPNIGYYSALDKPREKDFSGSESLAEILFLIEKHFPGIPVILDSKRGDIARSSLNYAIEAFDGWKADAVTVSPYMGSDSILPFISEKYLDKGAYILNRTSNPGAKDFQNLKTDYDGKNNPELYIEVAKKIAFYAKEFPGTGAVVGATGMEELKIISSIYAQAGEVPMLIPGVGSQGGDAKTVMEVLKNSGCDLALIRINSSSALTHPWKKAPVPENYLELCINNIEKLLNETAINNINF, translated from the coding sequence ATGAACTACATCGACTTATTAAAAACTTCGGCAAAAAAAACGAATAACTGTGCATGTATGGGCTTAGACCCGATTTTTGAAGCTATTCCGAATAAAACGGGAATGGTAAAGGATAATCTTGTAAGCTTTTTTAAAGAGCTTTTAGATAAGATGAAGGAAAAGAATTTGGTTCCCGCAGCTTTTAAACCTAATATAGGTTATTATTCGGCCCTTGATAAGCCCAGGGAAAAAGATTTTTCGGGCTCCGAAAGCCTTGCAGAAATTTTATTCCTAATCGAAAAACACTTTCCCGGTATTCCTGTAATCCTCGATTCAAAGCGGGGAGACATTGCCCGCTCCAGTCTTAACTATGCTATCGAGGCCTTTGACGGCTGGAAGGCGGATGCGGTAACGGTCAGTCCCTACATGGGAAGCGATTCTATTCTTCCCTTTATTTCGGAAAAGTATTTGGATAAGGGGGCTTATATTTTAAACCGGACCAGCAATCCCGGAGCAAAGGATTTTCAAAATCTTAAAACCGATTATGACGGTAAAAATAATCCGGAGCTTTATATCGAGGTTGCAAAAAAGATTGCTTTTTATGCGAAGGAATTTCCGGGAACGGGAGCCGTTGTCGGTGCTACGGGAATGGAAGAGCTAAAAATAATTTCAAGTATTTACGCCCAAGCGGGAGAGGTTCCCATGCTGATTCCGGGAGTCGGCTCCCAAGGAGGAGATGCTAAAACGGTAATGGAAGTTCTTAAAAATTCCGGCTGCGATTTAGCCCTCATAAGAATAAACAGCTCCAGTGCCTTGACCCATCCTTGGAAAAAAGCACCTGTGCCTGAAAACTATTTGGAGCTTTGTATAAACAATATCGAAAAACTTTTAAACGAGACGGCAATCAACAACATCAATTTTTAG
- a CDS encoding DUF4340 domain-containing protein — translation MKSFFKLKKYTQALIFANIFFLLSLIFVSIPKNEANVFNTSLVLKQNIENIDEIVFTIPDNSLPPRFNELRLIKKKDKFVLSTQSGEYKVQSALIERLFSVLSTKQNFRFVSDDIKQYINFGLDEGHAARLQLLRSDKTIMGDFVFGKNDTLGINRYVRIDARTKIFIMPDVLSSFLTLKSNFWLDLQIYKYKFENNSIQLIEKNKQLITRSDKHKEKFGELETLLKQFSCIDIFPAFPITNSETQELNLILGTGEKINIFLTPMESGDFILFDSASNNSYVISGYTKRRIDSILDSIFEDSKN, via the coding sequence TTTTGCAAATATTTTTTTTCTCCTAAGTTTGATTTTTGTAAGTATTCCAAAAAATGAAGCAAATGTTTTTAACACCTCTCTCGTTTTAAAACAAAATATAGAAAACATAGATGAAATTGTTTTTACTATTCCGGATAATTCCCTTCCTCCGCGTTTTAACGAATTAAGGCTTATCAAAAAAAAGGATAAGTTTGTTTTGAGTACTCAATCTGGAGAATATAAGGTTCAATCGGCCTTGATAGAAAGACTTTTTTCCGTTTTAAGTACTAAACAAAATTTTAGGTTTGTAAGCGATGACATAAAACAATATATTAATTTTGGTCTGGATGAAGGTCATGCTGCCCGTCTACAGCTATTGCGTTCCGATAAAACCATAATGGGCGATTTCGTTTTCGGAAAAAACGATACGCTTGGGATAAACCGCTATGTCCGAATAGACGCCCGAACAAAGATTTTTATTATGCCCGATGTCTTATCTTCTTTTTTAACCTTAAAATCTAACTTTTGGCTCGACCTGCAAATTTATAAATACAAATTTGAAAATAATTCAATTCAGCTTATCGAAAAAAACAAACAGCTTATCACCCGTTCGGATAAACATAAAGAAAAATTCGGCGAGTTGGAAACATTGTTAAAACAATTTTCATGTATAGATATTTTTCCTGCATTTCCGATTACCAATTCGGAAACTCAAGAGCTTAATTTAATTTTAGGTACGGGAGAAAAAATAAATATTTTTCTTACACCGATGGAAAGCGGCGATTTTATTTTGTTTGATTCGGCTTCTAATAATTCTTATGTCATAAGCGGATACACAAAACGCCGCATAGATTCCATCTTAGATTCTATTTTTGAAGATTCTAAAAATTGA